Proteins encoded within one genomic window of Cryptosporangium aurantiacum:
- a CDS encoding CocE/NonD family hydrolase: protein MPGPARTGWRAVFTLRRIVTALVVIAAVAALITWIRWPEGESVRSTAAMVTVQSGPARNQPIELDTTVYVPESASADHPVPAVLLAHGFGGSKASVAADARRLAGQGYLVMTWSARGFGRSGGTISLDDPDYEVNDARALIDRLATRDDVRQDADGDPRVAAVGGSYGGALSLLLAGYDQRVDTVVPQITWNDLANAFFPESTGAGPADGVFKRSWAGLFFGSASAGGATSAGDLAALLGARQDANGEIDLSTVDPSKADELVQCGRFEPELCKLYLEAATTGRATPAIVERLRRASPSSVLSRITAPTLLIQGQADTLFPLSEADANARGIAATGTPVRVAWYAGGHDASASTRETDRVNALQLAWLDHYLDGTGPAPDDEFSYTTAGAISVRDTRPTTRIYTLDDYPPGTGDGYRVRLNGISPQPVANPPAGTPAGLSSLPGVGSLTSRLGSAGIDVPGQFAAYSGVELARPVDVAGTPTVRLQVASPTGEAVLFVKLYDVDADGRATLPGGSVAPIRLTGLPRTAETIGTAPPVTVSLPAIGHRFESGHSVRLVVATADQAYAGPAAPAVYQVSVQANSLRLPEVSPVPVADSTGVWVWVLIGLLAAVAVGVTVAVLVVRLRRRRQDVAVDPDAAGSPLVVRGLKKAYGDGYLAVRDLSFTVEPGQVVGLLGPNGAGKTTALRMLMGLIRPTGGEILVFGHRIVPGAPVLSRIGAFVEGPGLLPHLSGLDNLHRYWQATGRPAESARLEEALEIAGLGAAVHRKVKTYSQGMRQRLAIAQAMLGLPDLLVLDEPTNGLDPPQIAEMRSVLSRYATDGRAVLVSSHLLAEVEQVCSHVVVVSKGVGVAAGPVTEIVGEGRSVLVEVADGDRDAALTALKAMPGVELVNPNGRGLVVELAGAERSDVVRELVGAGVGVERLVARRRLEDVFLELVGEN from the coding sequence ATGCCGGGACCGGCGCGGACCGGCTGGCGTGCGGTGTTCACTCTTCGGCGAATTGTCACCGCGCTGGTCGTGATCGCCGCCGTCGCCGCGTTGATCACCTGGATTCGCTGGCCGGAGGGCGAGTCGGTCCGATCGACCGCCGCGATGGTCACCGTGCAGTCCGGCCCGGCGCGTAACCAGCCGATCGAGCTCGACACCACGGTCTACGTCCCGGAGAGCGCGTCCGCCGACCACCCGGTCCCGGCGGTGCTGCTGGCCCACGGGTTCGGCGGCAGCAAGGCCAGCGTCGCCGCCGACGCGCGCCGGCTGGCCGGACAGGGCTACCTGGTCATGACGTGGAGCGCCCGCGGGTTCGGCCGCTCCGGCGGCACGATCTCGCTGGACGACCCCGACTACGAGGTCAACGACGCCCGCGCGCTGATCGACCGCCTCGCCACCAGGGACGACGTCCGGCAGGACGCCGACGGCGACCCGCGCGTCGCCGCGGTGGGCGGCTCGTACGGTGGTGCGCTGAGCCTGCTGCTGGCCGGCTACGACCAGCGGGTCGACACGGTCGTCCCGCAGATCACCTGGAACGACCTCGCGAACGCGTTCTTCCCGGAGTCGACCGGGGCGGGCCCCGCCGACGGTGTGTTCAAGCGTTCCTGGGCCGGGCTGTTCTTCGGCAGCGCGAGTGCCGGTGGCGCCACCAGCGCCGGTGACCTGGCCGCGCTGCTCGGCGCCCGCCAGGACGCGAACGGTGAGATCGACCTGAGCACGGTCGACCCGTCAAAGGCCGACGAGCTGGTGCAGTGCGGGCGGTTCGAGCCTGAACTGTGCAAGCTCTACCTCGAGGCGGCGACCACCGGGCGGGCCACCCCGGCGATCGTCGAGCGGCTCCGGCGCGCCAGCCCGTCGAGCGTGCTGAGCCGGATCACCGCCCCGACGCTGCTGATCCAGGGCCAGGCCGACACGCTGTTCCCGCTCTCCGAGGCCGACGCCAACGCGCGCGGCATCGCGGCGACCGGTACGCCGGTGCGGGTCGCCTGGTACGCCGGGGGCCACGACGCCAGCGCGTCGACCCGCGAGACCGACCGGGTCAACGCACTGCAGCTCGCCTGGCTCGACCACTACCTGGACGGCACCGGACCGGCGCCCGACGACGAGTTCAGCTACACGACGGCCGGTGCGATCAGCGTCCGGGACACCCGGCCGACCACCCGGATCTACACGCTGGACGACTACCCGCCCGGCACCGGCGACGGGTACCGCGTCCGGCTGAACGGGATCAGCCCGCAGCCGGTCGCGAACCCGCCGGCCGGTACACCGGCCGGGCTCTCCTCGCTGCCCGGCGTCGGTTCGCTGACCAGCCGTCTCGGCAGCGCGGGCATCGACGTACCCGGTCAGTTCGCCGCCTACAGCGGCGTCGAGCTGGCCCGCCCGGTGGACGTCGCAGGCACGCCGACGGTCCGGCTCCAGGTCGCCTCGCCGACCGGCGAAGCCGTGCTGTTCGTCAAGCTGTACGACGTCGACGCGGACGGCCGGGCCACGCTGCCCGGCGGTTCGGTGGCGCCGATCCGGCTGACCGGCCTCCCGCGCACCGCCGAGACGATCGGCACCGCCCCGCCGGTGACCGTGTCGCTGCCCGCGATCGGCCACCGCTTCGAGTCCGGGCACAGCGTCCGACTGGTGGTGGCCACCGCGGACCAGGCGTACGCCGGGCCGGCCGCGCCCGCCGTCTACCAGGTCTCCGTGCAGGCGAACAGCCTGCGGTTGCCCGAGGTCAGCCCGGTGCCGGTCGCGGACTCCACCGGCGTCTGGGTCTGGGTGCTGATCGGTCTGCTGGCCGCGGTGGCCGTCGGGGTGACGGTCGCGGTGCTCGTCGTACGGCTGCGCCGCCGCAGGCAGGACGTGGCGGTCGACCCGGACGCCGCGGGTTCGCCGCTCGTCGTCCGCGGGTTGAAGAAGGCCTACGGCGACGGGTACCTCGCGGTCCGGGACCTCTCGTTCACGGTCGAGCCCGGCCAGGTCGTCGGCCTGCTCGGTCCGAACGGTGCGGGTAAGACGACCGCGCTGCGGATGCTGATGGGGCTGATCCGGCCCACCGGCGGCGAGATCCTGGTCTTCGGCCACCGGATCGTCCCGGGTGCGCCGGTGCTGTCCCGGATCGGGGCGTTCGTCGAGGGACCCGGCCTGCTGCCGCACCTCTCCGGCCTCGACAACCTGCACCGGTACTGGCAGGCCACCGGACGCCCGGCCGAGTCCGCTCGCCTGGAGGAAGCGCTGGAGATCGCCGGCCTCGGCGCTGCCGTGCACCGGAAGGTGAAGACCTACAGCCAGGGCATGCGGCAGCGGCTGGCGATCGCACAGGCGATGCTCGGACTGCCCGACCTGCTGGTGCTCGACGAACCGACGAACGGGCTCGACCCGCCGCAGATCGCGGAGATGCGCTCCGTGCTGTCCCGGTACGCCACCGACGGGCGGGCCGTGCTGGTCTCCTCGCACCTGCTGGCCGAGGTCGAACAGGTCTGCAGCCACGTCGTCGTGGTCAGCAAGGGCGTCGGTGTGGCGGCCGGGCCGGTCACGGAGATCGTCGGCGAGGGCCGGTCGGTCCTGGTCGAGGTCGCCGACGGCGATCGGGACGCCGCGCTGACCGCGCTGAAGGCCATGCCGGGCGTCGAGCTGGTGAATCCGAACGGCCGCGGGCTCGTCGTGGAACTGGCCGGTGCCGAACGCAGCGACGTCGTCCGCGAACTCGTCGGCGCGGGCGTCGGCGTCGAGCGGCTGGTCGCCAGGCGTCGCCTGGAGGACGTGTTCCTCGAACTCGTGGGAGAGAACTGA
- a CDS encoding AAA family ATPase produces MTSEPPSLTLTASLRSAVLDARRGLVRLHPEVLAALDLRPGDPVLLRSAERTSAGIATASEPSSARGLLLADDLTMGNLRVRDGAPVDVSPAPVQAARTITVAGDATVVAAVSPEMLRLALLSKVITSGDDVSLLPQDLDPAHPHRPLVESARRSLSNAVGSGWTAALLTVVSAEPETAALVTPDTIVTWSEGSGGAVWGGRGAATAAWSGAGSRPSGAGGGLGAAGLRGAAPGTPTSGISGAAGAVASAAGASSVRSRAVPDELQHLFGEPGAAVDDEPRPPDDLIGLRSQAAHLTELFDLAFHHREVLDRLGTTVQLGVLVTGPPGAGKSTLVRSVAQATGAAVLRIWCPGLAAVAPDAAADVLRRATARATAEQPTVLLLNDVEALAPRTDPGPLATVLTQLISNLVSAGRTAVVCTTSRPEDVDSGLRRPGVLDHELRVPMPDAVERRELLSLFTRALPVADDVSLDDIAARTPGFVAADLGTLVREAGVRAAIRQRDDDTPQIAKSDLDAAIRSVRPTSMAESTLEVASLSLDDVGDMKEVKEALTESVLWPLRYPDTFTRLGIDPPRGVLLYGPPGCGKTFLVRALAGTGQANVLAVKGAELLTKWVGESERSVRELFRRAREAAPTLVFLDEVDALAPVRGQATDGGTTDRVVAALLTELDGVEGLRNVVVIGATNRPDMVDPALLRPGRLERLVFVPPPDGEARADILRAASRKVPLADDIDLDEVAGELDGFSSADCAALVREAALAAMRESMDTAEVTAAHLRTAQGRVRPSLDPVQVAHLAAYAEKREAR; encoded by the coding sequence GTGACCTCTGAGCCGCCCTCGCTAACACTGACCGCCAGCCTGCGCTCAGCTGTGCTCGACGCCCGGCGCGGGCTGGTGCGCCTCCATCCGGAGGTGTTGGCCGCGCTCGACCTGCGGCCCGGTGACCCGGTGCTGCTCCGCAGCGCCGAACGCACCTCCGCGGGCATCGCCACCGCGAGCGAGCCGAGCTCGGCCAGAGGCCTGCTGCTCGCCGACGACCTGACGATGGGCAACCTGCGGGTCCGGGACGGTGCCCCGGTCGACGTCAGCCCCGCGCCGGTGCAAGCGGCGCGCACGATCACGGTCGCCGGGGACGCCACGGTGGTCGCCGCGGTCTCGCCGGAGATGCTCCGGCTGGCACTGTTGAGCAAGGTGATCACCAGCGGGGACGACGTCTCGCTGCTGCCCCAGGACCTCGACCCGGCGCACCCGCACCGCCCGCTGGTGGAGTCCGCGCGACGCAGCCTCTCCAACGCGGTCGGCAGCGGCTGGACGGCCGCGCTGCTCACGGTCGTGTCGGCCGAGCCGGAGACGGCCGCGCTGGTCACCCCGGACACGATCGTCACCTGGTCGGAGGGGTCGGGCGGCGCGGTGTGGGGCGGTCGCGGCGCGGCCACCGCGGCCTGGTCAGGCGCCGGCTCGCGGCCCTCCGGCGCGGGTGGCGGGCTCGGGGCCGCCGGGCTTCGCGGCGCGGCTCCCGGGACGCCGACATCCGGGATCTCCGGGGCGGCCGGGGCCGTAGCGAGCGCTGCCGGCGCGTCGAGCGTCCGCAGCCGAGCAGTGCCCGACGAGTTGCAGCACCTGTTCGGCGAGCCCGGAGCCGCGGTCGACGACGAACCCCGGCCACCGGACGACCTGATCGGCCTGCGCAGCCAGGCCGCCCACCTGACCGAGCTGTTCGACCTCGCGTTCCACCACCGCGAGGTGCTCGACCGGCTGGGCACCACCGTGCAGCTCGGCGTGCTGGTCACCGGGCCGCCGGGGGCTGGTAAGTCGACGCTCGTGCGGTCGGTCGCGCAGGCCACCGGCGCCGCCGTGCTGCGGATCTGGTGCCCCGGCCTGGCCGCGGTGGCGCCGGACGCGGCCGCGGACGTGCTCCGCCGGGCCACCGCCAGGGCGACCGCGGAGCAGCCGACCGTGCTGCTGCTCAACGACGTCGAGGCGCTGGCACCACGGACCGATCCGGGGCCGCTCGCCACCGTCCTCACCCAGCTGATCTCCAACCTGGTGAGCGCCGGGCGAACCGCCGTCGTCTGCACGACCAGCCGCCCGGAGGACGTGGACTCCGGCCTGCGCCGCCCCGGCGTGCTCGACCACGAGCTGCGGGTCCCGATGCCGGACGCCGTCGAGCGACGTGAGCTGTTGTCGCTGTTCACCCGCGCGCTGCCGGTCGCCGACGACGTGTCGCTGGACGACATCGCGGCCCGCACGCCGGGGTTCGTCGCCGCCGACCTCGGCACGCTGGTGCGCGAGGCGGGCGTGCGGGCGGCGATCCGGCAGCGGGACGACGACACGCCCCAGATCGCGAAGAGCGACTTGGACGCCGCGATCCGGTCGGTCCGGCCGACGTCGATGGCCGAGTCGACGCTCGAGGTGGCGTCGCTCTCGCTGGACGACGTCGGCGACATGAAGGAGGTCAAGGAGGCGCTGACCGAGTCCGTGCTGTGGCCGCTGCGCTACCCGGACACGTTCACCCGCCTGGGCATCGACCCACCGCGCGGCGTGCTGCTCTACGGGCCGCCGGGGTGCGGCAAGACGTTCCTGGTGCGGGCGCTGGCCGGCACCGGTCAGGCGAACGTGCTCGCGGTGAAGGGCGCCGAGCTGCTCACCAAGTGGGTCGGAGAGAGCGAACGGTCGGTGCGGGAGCTGTTCCGCCGTGCCCGGGAGGCCGCGCCGACGCTGGTGTTCCTGGACGAGGTGGACGCGCTGGCCCCGGTGCGTGGCCAGGCCACCGACGGCGGCACCACCGACCGGGTGGTGGCCGCGCTGCTCACCGAGCTGGACGGCGTGGAGGGGCTGCGCAACGTCGTCGTGATCGGTGCGACGAACCGCCCGGACATGGTCGACCCGGCGCTGCTCCGGCCCGGCCGGCTGGAGCGGCTGGTGTTCGTGCCGCCGCCGGACGGGGAAGCGCGCGCGGACATCCTCCGGGCGGCTTCGCGGAAGGTGCCGCTCGCCGACGACATCGACCTGGACGAAGTCGCCGGTGAACTGGACGGCTTCTCGTCAGCCGACTGCGCGGCGCTGGTACGGGAAGCCGCGCTCGCCGCGATGCGCGAGTCGATGGACACCGCCGAGGTGACCGCCGCCCACCTCCGTACCGCCCAGGGCCGGGTCCGGCCGTCGCTCGACCCGGTGCAGGTCGCGCACCTCGCGGCGTACGCGGAGAAACGCGAGGCCCGCTGA
- a CDS encoding sensor histidine kinase, translating into MVPRSVLPVPGQAGRAVLAGLTTGVLALVCGAPYWREHVLSGLLTCAGCAAFGAAGGLLVGTGDRRRRTGVLLLVGSVCGSLAWLASWNSGIWPMISFYGQGALYVLAGCAVLLYPSGRPTGRPERAWVLYAIVVLIVGQLMVQLVSRPEWNGLDPDVFWPNLASERWIFDRTIGVVIAAQLVLVVWYLVLLVRGARRLSELERPGTLPVLLATGVTGGAAAVLTVQTDAWTDLDALLAFYVSFNAIAIAIPLAVLSGVLRERWREVEAPNRVVRMTSATTSVATVRDALASALRDPALELLFWAPAEQSYVDRAGRLVRRPVDRTATTGRWWVEARTDERLPLALVALDERLRLRPAMVDAVLRAGSQALLTAQLQAVATAHLKQVLAAQARVEERETAERQRLQNDLRDGAQRQLVALSAQLTRLADNGLPEPVRLVAVSCRDEVRATIDDLQALARGLHPPVLRTHGLRAALLGVADRLGLAVDLAVDTGRQPPAVEATAYFALCEGLTNVAKYAPDARVRIEVAEVGGWLHGTVTDDGPGGARVMPGGGLAGITERIRALHGWATVESAVGAGTRLRVSLPCD; encoded by the coding sequence GTGGTCCCGCGCTCGGTCCTGCCGGTTCCCGGCCAGGCCGGTCGGGCGGTGCTGGCCGGGCTGACGACCGGCGTGCTGGCGCTGGTCTGCGGCGCACCGTACTGGCGCGAGCACGTGCTCTCCGGCCTGCTGACGTGCGCGGGCTGCGCGGCGTTCGGTGCGGCCGGCGGCCTGCTCGTGGGCACCGGTGACCGCCGTCGCCGGACCGGGGTGTTGCTCCTGGTGGGTTCGGTCTGCGGCTCGCTGGCCTGGCTCGCGTCCTGGAACAGCGGCATCTGGCCGATGATCTCGTTCTACGGCCAGGGTGCGCTGTACGTCCTGGCCGGCTGCGCGGTGTTGCTGTACCCGAGCGGGCGTCCGACCGGGCGTCCCGAACGAGCCTGGGTGCTGTACGCGATCGTGGTGCTGATCGTCGGGCAGCTCATGGTGCAACTGGTCTCGCGTCCGGAGTGGAACGGCCTCGATCCGGACGTGTTCTGGCCGAACCTCGCGTCCGAGCGGTGGATCTTCGACCGAACGATCGGGGTGGTGATCGCCGCGCAGTTGGTGCTCGTGGTCTGGTACCTCGTGCTGCTGGTGCGCGGCGCCCGTCGCCTGTCCGAACTGGAACGCCCGGGCACGCTGCCCGTGCTGCTGGCCACCGGCGTCACCGGCGGCGCCGCCGCGGTCCTCACCGTGCAGACCGATGCCTGGACGGACCTGGACGCGCTGCTGGCGTTCTACGTCAGCTTCAACGCGATCGCGATCGCGATACCGCTGGCCGTGCTCTCCGGGGTACTCCGGGAGCGCTGGCGTGAGGTCGAGGCGCCCAACCGGGTGGTCCGGATGACGTCGGCGACCACGTCGGTGGCGACGGTGCGGGACGCGCTGGCCTCGGCGCTGCGCGACCCGGCGCTGGAGCTGCTGTTCTGGGCGCCGGCCGAGCAGAGTTACGTGGACCGGGCCGGGCGGCTGGTGAGGCGCCCGGTCGACCGGACCGCGACCACCGGCCGGTGGTGGGTCGAGGCTCGGACCGACGAGCGTCTGCCGCTGGCCCTGGTCGCGCTCGACGAGCGGCTGCGGCTCCGTCCGGCCATGGTGGACGCCGTCCTCCGCGCCGGGAGCCAGGCGCTGCTCACCGCCCAGTTGCAGGCGGTGGCGACCGCGCACCTCAAGCAGGTGCTCGCCGCACAGGCCCGGGTCGAGGAGCGGGAGACCGCCGAGCGACAGCGGCTCCAGAACGACCTGCGCGACGGAGCGCAGCGGCAACTCGTCGCGCTCTCGGCGCAGCTCACCCGACTAGCGGACAACGGTCTGCCGGAGCCGGTGCGGTTGGTGGCCGTGTCCTGCCGCGACGAGGTACGCGCGACGATCGACGACCTGCAGGCGCTGGCACGCGGGTTACATCCGCCGGTGCTGCGGACCCACGGGCTGCGCGCGGCGCTGCTCGGCGTCGCCGATCGGCTCGGGCTCGCGGTGGACCTCGCGGTGGACACCGGACGGCAGCCACCCGCCGTGGAGGCGACCGCGTACTTCGCGCTCTGCGAAGGACTGACCAACGTGGCCAAGTACGCACCCGACGCGCGGGTGCGGATCGAGGTCGCCGAGGTGGGCGGGTGGCTGCACGGCACGGTCACCGACGACGGACCCGGTGGTGCGCGCGTGATGCCCGGCGGGGGCTTGGCCGGCATCACCGAGCGCATCCGTGCGCTGCACGGATGGGCCACCGTCGAGAGTGCCGTCGGTGCCGGTACCCGCCTGCGGGTCAGCCTGCCTTGCGACTGA
- a CDS encoding DUF3263 domain-containing protein has product MDHSHVPAPLDDIVEYAGPEHGDDREGAPDADLAVAPEQDESGLTDRERAILEFERQWWQYAGAKEQAIREQFSMSATRYYQLLNALIDRHEALVHDPMLVKRLRRVRAARQRQRSARRLGVRL; this is encoded by the coding sequence ATGGACCACAGCCACGTCCCGGCGCCCCTCGACGACATCGTCGAGTACGCCGGGCCGGAGCATGGTGACGATCGGGAGGGGGCGCCAGACGCCGACCTGGCCGTCGCGCCCGAGCAGGACGAGTCAGGATTGACCGATCGCGAACGTGCGATCCTGGAGTTCGAGCGCCAGTGGTGGCAGTACGCAGGCGCGAAGGAACAGGCGATCCGCGAGCAGTTCTCGATGTCGGCCACCCGGTACTACCAGCTGTTGAACGCGCTGATCGACCGGCACGAGGCGCTGGTCCACGATCCGATGCTGGTCAAGCGGCTCCGTCGAGTGCGGGCGGCACGCCAGCGCCAACGCTCGGCGCGCCGCCTCGGCGTCCGCCTGTAA
- the nagA gene encoding N-acetylglucosamine-6-phosphate deacetylase produces MTLLSDATLVLPVGVVQGGWVAIAAGRITAVGGPERSRPRDPDVLDLGGCWVVPGFVDLHVHGGGGQSYGSGEPAAIGAISSLHRAHGTTSALASLATAPLDEMLRAAAALADVVEAGTLTGIHAEGPFLSPAHAGEQDPAAMLVPDADVLTQLINACRGHLRVLTLAPELPGALELVRRAVDRGVAVAVGHTGAGYERTLSAIDAGATLATHLFHAQPGPTQREPGAVGALLEHPDVVVQLIADGIHLHDALLAMVFRLCGAERVALVTDAMAAAGVGDGRYEVGSRQVEVRGGVALVEGTGAVAGSTLTQDAALRRAVDAGVPLLDVVTALSATPARAIGIGDRVGALVPGLAADLLVLGPGLEIDGVMVGGSWLRAPH; encoded by the coding sequence ATGACGCTGCTATCCGACGCCACACTCGTGCTCCCGGTCGGCGTCGTCCAGGGCGGCTGGGTGGCGATCGCCGCCGGGCGGATCACCGCGGTCGGCGGGCCGGAGCGGTCGCGGCCACGCGACCCCGACGTGCTCGACCTGGGTGGCTGCTGGGTGGTTCCCGGATTTGTCGACCTGCACGTCCACGGCGGGGGCGGCCAGAGCTACGGCAGCGGCGAACCAGCGGCGATCGGCGCGATCAGCTCCCTGCACCGCGCGCACGGCACCACGTCCGCGCTGGCCAGCCTCGCCACCGCCCCGCTCGATGAGATGCTGCGCGCCGCCGCCGCGCTGGCCGACGTGGTCGAGGCGGGCACGCTGACCGGCATCCACGCCGAGGGCCCGTTCCTCTCCCCGGCGCACGCGGGTGAGCAGGACCCGGCCGCGATGCTCGTGCCGGACGCGGACGTGCTGACCCAGCTCATCAACGCCTGCCGCGGCCACCTGCGGGTGCTGACGCTGGCCCCGGAGCTGCCCGGCGCGCTGGAACTGGTGCGGCGCGCGGTCGACCGGGGCGTCGCGGTCGCGGTCGGGCATACCGGCGCCGGGTACGAGCGGACGCTGTCCGCGATCGACGCCGGCGCCACGCTGGCCACCCACCTGTTCCACGCCCAGCCGGGGCCGACCCAGCGAGAGCCCGGGGCGGTCGGCGCGCTGCTGGAGCACCCGGACGTCGTCGTGCAGCTGATCGCCGACGGAATCCACCTCCACGACGCGCTGCTGGCGATGGTCTTCCGGCTCTGCGGTGCGGAGCGGGTCGCGCTGGTCACCGACGCGATGGCCGCGGCGGGCGTCGGCGACGGACGGTACGAGGTGGGCTCCCGCCAGGTCGAGGTGCGCGGTGGGGTGGCGCTGGTCGAGGGCACCGGCGCGGTCGCGGGCAGCACGCTGACCCAGGACGCCGCGCTGCGCCGGGCGGTGGACGCCGGGGTGCCGCTGCTGGACGTCGTCACCGCGCTGAGCGCCACGCCCGCCCGCGCGATCGGGATCGGCGACCGGGTGGGTGCGCTGGTGCCGGGGCTCGCCGCCGACCTGCTCGTCCTCGGCCCGGGACTGGAGATCGACGGTGTGATGGTCGGCGGTAGCTGGCTGCGCGCGCCGCACTAG
- a CDS encoding Gfo/Idh/MocA family protein, producing the protein MTTPPLRWGILGTGAIARSFTADLLTLDDHRVVAVGSRAADTAQAFADAHGIPRAHGSYQALAEDAEVDVVYVATPHSGHAAAALTCIAAGRGVLVEKPLTIDAASATEVVDAARSAGVFCMEAMWTRFNPAIVRLRELLADGAIGDVVSIQADFGFAAPYDPASRLYAPELGGGALLDLGVYPISLASMILGEPSTVLAAGGLAPTGVDANTGILLGYESGAVAVLHCSLRGETPMRATIAGTTGRIELPAPFFRADALTLHRSGAEPVTEVFTLPGLGYTFQAEEVARCVRAGLTESPLMTLDETLSIMRTLDQARAAVAR; encoded by the coding sequence GTGACTACGCCGCCGTTGCGCTGGGGAATTCTCGGGACCGGAGCGATCGCCCGGTCGTTCACCGCCGACCTGTTGACGCTCGACGACCACCGGGTCGTCGCGGTGGGGTCGCGCGCCGCCGACACCGCGCAGGCGTTCGCCGACGCGCACGGCATCCCGCGGGCGCACGGGAGTTACCAGGCCTTGGCCGAGGACGCCGAGGTGGACGTCGTCTACGTCGCAACACCGCACTCCGGCCACGCGGCGGCGGCGCTCACCTGCATCGCCGCCGGGCGCGGCGTCCTGGTCGAGAAGCCGCTGACGATCGACGCCGCGAGCGCGACCGAGGTGGTCGACGCCGCCCGCTCCGCCGGTGTGTTCTGCATGGAAGCGATGTGGACCCGGTTCAACCCGGCGATCGTCCGGCTGCGCGAGCTGCTCGCCGACGGTGCGATCGGCGACGTCGTGTCGATCCAGGCCGACTTCGGGTTCGCGGCCCCGTACGACCCCGCGAGCCGGCTGTACGCGCCGGAGCTCGGTGGCGGCGCGCTGCTCGACCTGGGCGTCTACCCGATCTCGCTGGCCTCGATGATCCTGGGCGAGCCGTCGACCGTGCTCGCCGCGGGCGGCCTGGCCCCGACCGGCGTCGACGCGAACACCGGGATCCTGCTGGGCTACGAGTCCGGAGCGGTCGCGGTGCTGCACTGCTCGCTGCGCGGTGAGACGCCGATGCGCGCGACGATCGCCGGCACGACCGGGCGCATCGAGCTGCCCGCACCGTTCTTCCGGGCGGACGCGCTCACGCTCCACCGGTCCGGCGCCGAGCCGGTGACCGAGGTGTTCACGCTGCCGGGTCTGGGCTACACGTTCCAGGCCGAAGAGGTGGCTCGCTGCGTGCGTGCTGGCCTCACCGAGTCCCCGCTGATGACGCTGGACGAGACGCTGTCGATCATGCGGACGCTCGACCAGGCCCGCGCTGCGGTGGCGCGATAA
- a CDS encoding YbaK/EbsC family protein: MSETLAWLPAADHPELLAPLVTSVVEQLTKDGHRVEVAAIDPSDADTEAFCARYGEPLGESANCVVVAGKRGGVLKYAACLVLATTRADINGLVRRHLDVRKVSFAPLDEVVAATGMAYGGVTPLGLPADWPVLIDAAVAAGESLVIGSGLRESKLRLGGSTLAALPTAEVLEGLGR, from the coding sequence ATGTCCGAGACGCTCGCCTGGCTGCCCGCCGCTGACCATCCCGAGCTGCTCGCACCGCTGGTGACGAGCGTCGTGGAGCAACTGACGAAGGACGGCCACCGCGTCGAGGTCGCGGCGATCGACCCGTCCGATGCGGACACCGAGGCGTTCTGCGCGCGGTACGGCGAGCCGCTGGGCGAGTCCGCGAACTGCGTCGTCGTCGCGGGCAAGCGGGGCGGCGTCCTGAAGTACGCGGCCTGCCTGGTCCTGGCCACGACGCGGGCGGACATCAACGGGCTGGTCCGCCGTCACCTCGACGTCCGCAAGGTGTCGTTCGCCCCGCTCGACGAGGTGGTCGCCGCGACCGGGATGGCCTACGGCGGGGTGACCCCGCTCGGCCTCCCGGCCGACTGGCCGGTGCTGATCGACGCCGCCGTAGCTGCTGGGGAGAGCCTGGTGATCGGCAGCGGGCTGCGGGAGTCCAAGCTCCGGCTCGGCGGTTCGACGCTGGCCGCGCTGCCCACCGCCGAAGTGCTGGAGGGACTGGGCCGGTGA